A genomic window from Flavobacterium sp. I3-2 includes:
- the coaE gene encoding dephospho-CoA kinase (Dephospho-CoA kinase (CoaE) performs the final step in coenzyme A biosynthesis.) has protein sequence MAKIIGLTGGIGSGKSSIMKHIETLGYKVYYADDAGKKVMQQKEIIDQIVLLFGSDVLNEDLTLNRKKIAEIVFVDSDKLQALNEIVHPAVAKDFDNFLKNLKENELVIKESAILFESKSNENCDIVILITAPEEVRIQRVMTRDNSTFDEVKIRIDNQISDEIKKEKSDYIINNLTLNKSFEEIAKILKNINTICC, from the coding sequence ATGGCAAAAATAATCGGATTAACAGGCGGAATTGGAAGTGGCAAATCAAGTATTATGAAGCATATTGAAACTTTAGGTTATAAAGTTTATTATGCTGATGATGCTGGAAAAAAAGTAATGCAACAAAAAGAAATTATTGATCAAATCGTTTTGTTGTTCGGTTCAGATGTTTTGAATGAGGATTTAACATTAAATCGAAAGAAAATTGCTGAAATCGTATTCGTAGATTCTGATAAATTACAAGCTTTAAATGAAATTGTTCATCCTGCGGTTGCAAAAGATTTTGATAATTTTCTTAAAAATTTAAAAGAAAACGAATTAGTAATAAAAGAAAGCGCCATTTTGTTTGAAAGTAAATCAAATGAAAATTGCGATATAGTTATTTTAATTACAGCTCCTGAAGAAGTGCGTATTCAGCGCGTTATGACTAGAGATAATAGCACTTTTGATGAGGTTAAAATTAGGATTGACAATCAAATATCTGATGAAATTAAAAAAGAAAAATCAGATTATATAATAAATAATTTGACTTTGAATAAATCTTTTGAAGAAATCGCAAAGATTTTGAAAAATATTAATACTATCTGTTGTTAA